A genomic region of Gammaproteobacteria bacterium contains the following coding sequences:
- a CDS encoding MerR family transcriptional regulator — protein MAQTIPSKALKDKEPPVVPNKRYFSIGEVGQLCDLKPHVLRYWEQEFPQLSPIKRRGNRRYYQREDILLIRRIRGMLYDEGFTISGAKQQLKGGHVKEVKKEISESKQSVREIRKELEDILSELND, from the coding sequence ATGGCCCAGACGATTCCAAGTAAAGCGTTAAAGGATAAGGAACCACCAGTGGTTCCTAATAAACGTTACTTTAGTATCGGAGAAGTTGGCCAACTTTGTGATTTAAAACCTCATGTACTACGCTATTGGGAACAAGAATTTCCTCAGCTCAGCCCTATCAAGCGTCGAGGTAACCGCCGTTACTATCAACGTGAAGATATTTTGCTTATTCGTCGCATACGCGGCATGCTCTATGACGAAGGTTTTACCATTAGTGGTGCCAAGCAACAGTTAAAGGGTGGCCATGTCAAAGAAGTTAAAAAAGAGATTAGCGAATCGAAACAATCGGTTCGTGAAATTCGAAAAGAGTTAGAAGACATTCTTTCAGAATTAAACGATTAA
- a CDS encoding integration host factor subunit alpha, with amino-acid sequence MGTTLTKADLAEKLFDELGLNKREAKEFVEIFFEEIRQMLESNQQVKLSGFGNFNLRAKSERPGRNPKTGEEIPICARRVVTFHPGQKLKARVEAYHGPDDSK; translated from the coding sequence ATGGGGACAACACTGACCAAGGCTGATTTAGCCGAAAAATTGTTTGACGAACTCGGCCTCAATAAAAGAGAAGCCAAAGAGTTTGTCGAAATCTTTTTTGAAGAAATCCGCCAAATGCTGGAAAGTAATCAGCAAGTGAAGTTATCAGGTTTTGGTAATTTTAATCTTCGTGCGAAAAGCGAAAGGCCTGGCCGTAATCCAAAAACCGGAGAAGAAATCCCTATTTGCGCGCGCCGTGTTGTTACCTTTCACCCTGGCCAAAAATTAAAGGCACGGGTTGAGGCCTACCATGGCCCAGACGATTCCAAGTAA